The Paenibacillus sophorae genome has a segment encoding these proteins:
- a CDS encoding methyl-accepting chemotaxis protein, with translation MKIRTKLSLMILAVSLFSTIVMGIFSYSKSSSTLASMTSASMLHLNSSKSDTIAAMIEKEQRNLALIAGEHDIAQVLVQAKNGAADNDLRASVITRLQGVVKDAGNLEHLLIADMNGTAIADSDPSLLGKSFADRAYAKKVIETGEPVISETLKSKATGAYVLAFVNPIKANGVMVGFAVSAVYADSLTTYLGDAKVMSSKSSYAYLVDEKGMMLYHPTKEKIGQPVENVAVKAIVARVQKGEQPADAIIDYDFNGRAKKAAYTVLPETKWTLVLTGDVGEIMQPVNEMTTFIVLLGLISLVLTLIIGLFTSHRIAVPITKLTELINKTAELDLRYDGTYEYLLKNKDETGVIAKATIRTRSVLREMAGSMMNISSQVLNNAEMLERLAVEVRENAHDNGATTQELSAGMEETAASSEEMTAAIHEIDSNVSEMAQKAKEGGRVSADITDRALALRQGMNESTVYAKGIYDSVRVKMEKAIEESGTITQINELAKTIMDITSQTNLLALNAAIEAARAGEAGRGFAVVAGEIRKLAEKSSETASGIQDIVKGVHTSVGQLKDSSEDLLSFIDGTVLSDYDKLKEVGEQYKQDAELVSNLMHDFENSASHLSETVSAITIAINEVAATISESAAGVQDIAEKTSDIVEKTYKEADMADENTKSARELQELMEKFKI, from the coding sequence ATGAAAATCCGTACAAAGCTTTCTCTGATGATTCTCGCTGTCAGCTTGTTCTCCACCATTGTAATGGGAATTTTCAGCTACTCCAAATCATCCAGTACTTTGGCATCCATGACAAGTGCATCGATGCTGCATCTGAATTCGAGCAAGTCGGATACGATTGCCGCCATGATCGAGAAAGAGCAAAGAAATCTGGCCCTGATTGCCGGTGAACATGACATAGCCCAGGTGCTTGTTCAGGCGAAAAACGGAGCTGCCGATAATGACCTTCGCGCCTCCGTAATTACCAGGCTGCAGGGTGTGGTTAAGGATGCGGGCAACCTTGAGCACTTGCTTATCGCCGATATGAACGGCACCGCTATTGCCGACAGTGATCCTTCACTGCTGGGCAAAAGTTTCGCCGACCGTGCTTATGCGAAGAAGGTAATCGAGACCGGAGAGCCAGTTATCAGTGAGACGCTGAAGTCCAAGGCGACCGGCGCGTATGTCCTCGCATTTGTCAACCCGATTAAAGCTAATGGAGTGATGGTAGGATTTGCGGTATCCGCCGTCTATGCGGACAGCCTGACAACCTATTTGGGCGACGCGAAAGTAATGAGCAGCAAATCAAGCTATGCATACTTGGTTGATGAAAAAGGGATGATGCTCTATCACCCGACCAAGGAAAAGATCGGGCAGCCGGTGGAGAACGTTGCGGTTAAAGCGATTGTAGCCCGCGTTCAGAAAGGGGAACAGCCGGCTGATGCGATCATTGATTATGATTTCAATGGCAGGGCCAAGAAGGCGGCTTATACCGTACTGCCAGAGACCAAATGGACATTGGTGCTGACAGGGGACGTCGGCGAGATCATGCAGCCGGTCAATGAAATGACGACCTTCATCGTGCTGCTCGGTCTTATCAGTCTGGTGCTGACCCTGATAATCGGTCTGTTCACCTCCCACAGAATAGCTGTTCCAATAACCAAGCTTACCGAACTAATTAATAAGACGGCCGAACTGGACCTGAGATACGATGGCACATACGAATATCTATTGAAAAATAAAGACGAGACCGGCGTCATCGCCAAAGCGACGATCCGGACCCGCAGCGTGCTGCGGGAGATGGCGGGCAGTATGATGAACATCTCCAGCCAAGTCCTGAACAATGCAGAGATGCTCGAACGGTTGGCCGTTGAAGTCAGAGAGAACGCCCATGACAACGGAGCGACGACACAGGAACTGTCCGCAGGTATGGAAGAAACCGCCGCATCCTCTGAGGAGATGACTGCCGCGATTCATGAGATCGACAGTAATGTCAGCGAAATGGCCCAAAAGGCCAAGGAAGGCGGCAGAGTTTCTGCCGACATTACTGACCGTGCCTTGGCCCTGAGGCAGGGTATGAACGAGTCCACAGTGTATGCCAAGGGGATTTACGATTCAGTTCGCGTTAAGATGGAGAAGGCGATTGAAGAGTCCGGCACAATTACCCAGATCAACGAACTGGCGAAGACGATTATGGATATAACGAGCCAGACGAATCTGCTCGCGCTTAATGCGGCGATTGAAGCGGCCCGGGCTGGAGAAGCGGGAAGAGGCTTTGCCGTTGTGGCCGGGGAAATCCGCAAGCTGGCGGAGAAGTCGTCGGAGACCGCGTCGGGCATTCAGGATATCGTGAAAGGAGTCCATACTTCTGTCGGTCAGTTGAAGGACAGCTCGGAGGATCTGCTGTCCTTCATCGACGGGACGGTGCTGAGCGACTACGATAAGCTGAAAGAGGTAGGTGAGCAGTACAAGCAGGATGCTGAGCTGGTAAGCAATCTGATGCATGATTTTGAAAATTCAGCCAGTCATTTGAGCGAGACGGTTTCTGCAATTACGATTGCAATTAACGAGGTCGCCGCGACGATTTCGGAAAGCGCTGCGGGTGTTCAAGACATAGCCGAGAAGACCTCCGATATCGTGGAGAAGACGTATAAGGAAGCTGATATGGCGGACGAGAATACGAAGAGCGCGCGTGAGCTTCAGGAATTAATGGAGAAATTTAAAATCTAG